ACGTCTGTGATGGTTACTTCAAAAACACCTTCCTCGGCATCGTTTGCGGTAACTGTACCCACAGCACTGATGTTTCCAAAGGTAGCGGGGCCTTCCCAAGCGTAGGAGTAATCCTGGGGGTTTTCACCGGCTCCGCCGCTTACTTCAGTTACTGAAAGCGTTACAGACAATCCCGTACAAAGCGGCTTAGAGGCTGCTGAGGCTTCAATGGGCAGCAGTATGGGTACCGTTACTGTGGTGGTAGCTGTGGTTGTTACATCACAAATATCGGTTACAGTTACAGTGTAAATTTCTGTTTGGTTGGGAGATACGGTTATAGATGGGGTGTTTTCTCCGGTGTCCCATTCGTAGATGAAACCACCTGCTCCACCACTCACGCTGGCATTGAGGGTTTGGGCATCACCCGGACAAACCGATGTTGGCTCGGGCAGGCTAACCTCCAGGGGGTCATATTCGGGCACCACTACGGTAACAGAAGCGAACTCTGAAGTACCTCCGCAATCATCGGTTACCTGTAGAAAGTACTCGGTTGTAACGAGTGGATTTACCGTAATGGATTGACCGGGGTCAAAACCTGTCCACTGGTACTGGTAAGGAGCTGCCCCACCTTCTGCATTACCTGTGAGAACTACTTCGTCGCCGGCGCACAGCACGGTTACTTCATCGCCCGGCAGGGCTGTTGGCGCTTCCAGCGGGATGAAATATACGGCAACGGAGTCGGTAGCCACCACGCCGCATTCATCGGTAACACTTACCAGGTACCAGGTAATGGTTTGGGTGCCGTC
This genomic interval from Cryomorphaceae bacterium contains the following:
- a CDS encoding gliding motility-associated C-terminal domain-containing protein; this encodes PIFNEYTFPVVTTDVTIDCATDLVEIAGSASGGVPPYLYEWALPDSTTIVATGPSTMVEPPPPGQSETYILVVTDGCGLSPEYASVTVTNNVQPGPFVNTSPNDTINCVGQTVNLTATGTDGQGDLSYQWNTGPTTPQITVAPDGTQTITWYLVSVTDECGVVATDSVAVYFIPLEAPTALPGDEVTVLCAGDEVVLTGNAEGGAAPYQYQWTGFDPGQSITVNPLVTTEYFLQVTDDCGGTSEFASVTVVVPEYDPLEVSLPEPTSVCPGDAQTLNASVSGGAGGFIYEWDTGENTPSITVSPNQTEIYTVTVTDICDVTTTATTTVTVPILLPIEASAASKPLCTGLSVTLSVTEVSGGAGENPQDYSYAWEGPATFGNISAVGTVTANDAEEGVFEVTITDVCGNSTVVEVPSSLSSVDEIPNVITPNRDGINDVWVVPNSTVFSTVVTILDRWGKVVYESDNYRCDVNTRQVCWGAEDQRGDVYYYLLDIDNGLCKFQGTIHVLDNW